A section of the Methanocaldococcus sp. FS406-22 genome encodes:
- a CDS encoding 4Fe-4S binding protein produces MIKLDELKNFAKIFLTGIYENLERIILGSERYTSLEMREAILSGKVKIPKTVIEELCIGCEGCANVCPTKAIEMIPIEPVKITENYVKDKIPKINPEKCIYCLYCHDFCPVFSVFNEISPIHPRDVGEEYIEVDVSKLLQKKVEISEEQINKISSLLSINLRRIIKE; encoded by the coding sequence GTGATTAAATTGGATGAGTTGAAAAACTTTGCAAAGATATTTTTAACTGGGATATATGAGAACTTAGAGAGAATTATCTTAGGTAGTGAGAGATACACAAGCTTAGAGATGAGGGAGGCAATATTATCTGGCAAAGTTAAGATTCCAAAGACTGTTATTGAAGAATTATGCATTGGATGTGAAGGATGTGCTAATGTTTGCCCAACTAAGGCAATTGAGATGATTCCCATTGAACCAGTTAAAATAACAGAAAACTACGTTAAGGATAAAATACCAAAGATAAATCCAGAGAAATGCATCTACTGTTTATATTGCCATGATTTCTGCCCAGTTTTTTCTGTGTTTAATGAAATATCTCCAATTCATCCAAGAGATGTTGGTGAAGAATATATAGAGGTTGATGTGTCAAAATTGTTGCAGAAAAAGGTTGAAATCTCTGAAGAGCAGATTAATAAGATTAGCTCTTTGCTTTCAATCAATCTAAGAAGGATTATTAAAGAATAA
- a CDS encoding 4Fe-4S binding protein: protein MIITILDKCRVDEKCQSCPFSQTSKCMEACPTDAIFLLNNKSFSCLTCGECARNCPNKAIKRNEFGGYYVDRRRCNGCGICANVCPIGIIKIVEKDGKKFPMGICSMCGVCVEVCPYNARVSSYELLNTKREGLAERYLKVLENLMKVKLFRVEEKSGRAVEKVERKSIKIDRDNCVGCLRCSYLCPRETIIPDSIDACTSCNLCGEICPKDAIKDGEVDYNKCILCLKCIEVCPNDALKVKNFKVVKVKEDKKSQPTSYCINCGLCAEHCPSGALRFEEGHLYYSPDICWKCLKCVEICPNDVRRIKDDRVVGGCSLCGICINNCPEEAISITTVKLEKIRDENCILCGTCSNVCPRDAIIIDRSNKEILFTDNCIACETCAIHCPRDVIPNTTGYKKIVDRENSFIRTDMDFCIKCGLCNKVCPNNCIDYGVIDKERCEFCGACYNICPTKAIYLHRKWKVKCGD, encoded by the coding sequence ATGATTATAACCATATTAGATAAATGTAGAGTAGATGAGAAATGTCAATCTTGCCCTTTCTCACAAACATCTAAGTGTATGGAAGCTTGCCCAACAGATGCAATATTCTTATTAAATAATAAGAGTTTTAGCTGTCTAACTTGTGGAGAATGTGCAAGAAACTGCCCAAACAAGGCAATTAAGAGAAATGAGTTTGGAGGCTACTATGTAGATAGGAGGAGATGTAATGGCTGTGGTATCTGTGCCAATGTCTGCCCAATTGGGATTATAAAAATCGTAGAGAAAGATGGAAAAAAGTTCCCAATGGGAATTTGCTCAATGTGTGGTGTCTGTGTTGAGGTCTGCCCTTATAATGCAAGAGTTAGCTCTTATGAATTGTTAAACACAAAGAGAGAAGGATTGGCAGAGAGATACTTAAAAGTTTTAGAGAATCTTATGAAAGTTAAATTGTTTAGAGTTGAAGAAAAATCAGGCAGGGCTGTTGAAAAAGTAGAAAGAAAATCCATAAAAATTGATAGGGATAACTGCGTTGGATGCTTAAGATGCTCTTACCTCTGCCCAAGAGAAACAATAATTCCAGATTCTATAGATGCATGCACATCCTGTAATTTGTGTGGAGAGATTTGTCCAAAAGATGCCATTAAAGATGGAGAGGTTGATTATAATAAGTGCATTCTTTGTTTAAAATGTATAGAGGTTTGTCCAAATGATGCTTTAAAGGTTAAAAACTTTAAGGTTGTTAAGGTTAAAGAAGATAAAAAGTCCCAACCAACAAGCTATTGCATAAATTGTGGGCTTTGTGCTGAACACTGCCCAAGTGGGGCTTTAAGGTTTGAGGAAGGGCATCTATATTATAGCCCAGATATCTGCTGGAAATGTTTGAAGTGTGTAGAAATCTGCCCTAACGATGTTAGAAGGATTAAAGATGATAGAGTTGTTGGTGGATGCTCATTGTGCGGAATTTGTATAAATAACTGTCCAGAAGAAGCAATATCAATAACTACAGTTAAGTTGGAAAAGATTAGGGATGAAAACTGTATATTATGTGGAACATGTTCAAATGTATGTCCAAGAGATGCTATAATAATAGATAGAAGCAACAAAGAGATTTTATTCACTGATAATTGCATAGCTTGTGAGACGTGTGCTATCCACTGCCCAAGGGATGTGATTCCAAACACCACTGGCTATAAAAAAATCGTTGATAGAGAAAACTCATTTATTAGAACTGATATGGACTTCTGTATAAAGTGTGGTCTCTGCAACAAGGTCTGTCCAAACAACTGCATAGATTATGGAGTTATTGATAAGGAGAGATGTGAATTTTGTGGAGCTTGCTACAATATCTGTCCAACTAAAGCTATATATCTACATAGGAAATGGAAAGTAAAGTGCGGTGATTAA
- a CDS encoding Na(+)/H(+) antiporter subunit B: MNSKRDLAVAISFFVFGASILYSLANMQVNPGVNEVYLTHYIIPNYVCAVIFDWRAYDTLGECLVLVVAVMVSWIVFGKSLYDNTYLKELFHAPESDDYITLQRWGEHTPIIKFLAFPMSVLMVALGIITILGGHITPGGGFQGGALIAAAFILSVIAFGSNSPLWFEHKFLEKLEALGALGYLLLGVAGMVIGGYYLFNFTEINGFTIFPAPKDVVTAGIIPYLNIVVGLKVLAGLSTAAFLLSCEKVIIEKISKSEEELK, encoded by the coding sequence ATGAACTCTAAAAGAGATTTGGCTGTTGCCATATCTTTCTTTGTATTTGGTGCATCTATATTGTATAGCTTAGCAAACATGCAAGTAAATCCTGGAGTTAATGAGGTTTATCTTACGCATTATATAATTCCAAACTATGTATGTGCTGTTATATTTGACTGGAGGGCTTATGATACCTTAGGGGAGTGTTTGGTTTTAGTTGTTGCTGTTATGGTCTCTTGGATTGTGTTTGGGAAGTCATTGTATGATAACACTTATTTAAAAGAATTATTTCATGCTCCAGAATCTGATGACTATATTACTCTCCAAAGATGGGGAGAACACACACCAATAATCAAATTTTTGGCATTTCCAATGAGTGTTTTAATGGTTGCCTTGGGGATTATAACTATATTAGGAGGGCATATAACACCTGGAGGAGGTTTTCAAGGAGGGGCTTTAATTGCTGCTGCATTTATATTGTCGGTTATAGCCTTTGGTTCTAATAGTCCATTGTGGTTTGAACATAAGTTTTTGGAGAAGTTAGAGGCATTAGGGGCTTTAGGTTATCTGCTATTGGGTGTTGCTGGAATGGTTATTGGGGGTTATTATCTATTCAACTTCACTGAAATTAATGGATTCACTATCTTTCCAGCTCCAAAGGATGTTGTTACTGCTGGAATTATCCCGTATCTAAACATAGTCGTTGGATTAAAGGTTTTAGCTGGGTTATCAACAGCTGCTTTCTTATTGTCTTGTGAAAAAGTTATTATTGAAAAAATTAGCAAATCAGAGGAGGAGTTAAAATAA
- the ehbF gene encoding energy conserving hydrogenase EhbF produces the protein MNYLPMIIVFPLIMAIIMNLLHGKEKAVKYITFITAIILIILPFISQYGYYYFGGHGVVDGWVSGIAYLYNPAKQAVIVTLSLIASLVLITGMGEKLKNNMFVTLSLMGFASIAAIVLADDIFNLYVFFEIVSIVQAGLVFLSGTEEAYKAGLRYMIMGNVAAALMLLGIAFLLASTGTLNITDMKNYLLTDNPMIYGGLLLLIVGLAYGAGLPPFHNVKADLYARSKGFISAMLQTYSKFVLVGLMLIILKLFNGLDYFASAHAVLIALGVLAMVFGVVMALLQSDYKKLLAYHAISQGGYVATGLALGTPLGIVAGIFHAINHVIYKSALFLGAYIVSCKRGSNLHKLGGLLPLMPSVAFMVLCAKLAISGIPPFNGFQSKWMLAQAAMQVNMPEVAIIMIIVSIGTFVSMMKAFYLIYLKPVDEKTLEEYQNKEVPKLAVFSLFVLTALCIIIGIYPDIVTSYLWDYAKELGVNYYLK, from the coding sequence ATGAACTACTTACCAATGATAATTGTGTTTCCATTAATCATGGCAATAATCATGAATTTATTACATGGAAAAGAGAAAGCTGTGAAATATATAACATTTATCACAGCCATTATTTTGATTATTTTGCCATTTATCAGCCAGTATGGGTATTACTACTTTGGAGGGCATGGAGTTGTTGATGGATGGGTTTCTGGTATTGCCTATTTATACAACCCAGCAAAACAGGCAGTTATTGTAACTCTATCTTTAATTGCCTCTCTTGTTTTAATCACAGGAATGGGAGAGAAATTAAAAAATAATATGTTTGTTACTCTCTCATTAATGGGATTTGCAAGTATTGCAGCTATAGTTTTAGCTGATGATATCTTTAACTTGTATGTGTTCTTTGAGATAGTTTCAATTGTTCAAGCTGGATTGGTGTTTTTATCTGGAACTGAAGAGGCTTACAAAGCAGGATTAAGATATATGATAATGGGTAATGTTGCAGCAGCTTTAATGCTATTGGGAATAGCCTTTTTATTGGCATCAACTGGAACTTTAAACATTACAGACATGAAAAACTACCTATTAACTGACAATCCAATGATTTATGGAGGTTTGCTATTATTAATTGTTGGTTTAGCCTATGGAGCTGGTCTCCCTCCTTTCCACAACGTTAAAGCTGATTTATACGCAAGGTCTAAGGGGTTTATCTCCGCTATGCTACAAACATACTCAAAGTTTGTGTTAGTTGGCTTGATGCTAATTATCCTAAAGCTATTTAACGGCTTAGATTATTTTGCAAGTGCTCATGCAGTTTTAATTGCTTTGGGAGTTTTAGCAATGGTGTTTGGGGTTGTAATGGCATTGTTGCAGAGTGATTATAAAAAGCTCCTGGCATATCACGCTATAAGTCAGGGGGGATATGTAGCTACTGGTTTAGCCTTAGGAACACCACTAGGAATTGTTGCTGGTATCTTCCACGCTATAAACCACGTTATATATAAATCTGCCTTGTTTTTGGGGGCATATATTGTAAGCTGTAAGAGAGGAAGCAATCTGCATAAATTGGGAGGTTTATTGCCTTTAATGCCCTCTGTAGCATTTATGGTGTTATGTGCAAAGCTTGCGATAAGTGGAATTCCACCATTTAACGGATTTCAGAGTAAGTGGATGCTTGCCCAAGCGGCTATGCAAGTAAATATGCCAGAAGTAGCCATTATAATGATTATTGTCAGTATAGGAACATTTGTGTCAATGATGAAGGCATTCTATCTAATTTACTTAAAGCCAGTAGATGAAAAAACATTGGAAGAGTATCAAAACAAGGAAGTTCCTAAACTTGCTGTCTTTAGCTTGTTTGTATTAACCGCTTTATGTATAATAATTGGTATCTATCCAGATATTGTAACAAGCTATCTTTGGGACTATGCAAAGGAGTTAGGAGTTAATTATTACCTAAAATAA
- a CDS encoding cation:proton antiporter subunit C produces the protein MDFQMASFITSGLLVVIGLYGVFFVDNVLKKIIALEILGSGVNLALITIGYNGGTIPIKLPGVSVEVFAKESAYPLTHALVLTNIVIEASMLAVMLGVSIILYKKYKTLKSSVILRED, from the coding sequence ATGGATTTTCAGATGGCATCATTCATCACTTCTGGACTTTTAGTGGTCATTGGGTTGTATGGGGTATTTTTTGTTGACAATGTTTTGAAAAAAATTATTGCTTTGGAGATTTTAGGTAGTGGGGTTAATTTAGCCCTAATAACTATTGGTTACAATGGAGGAACAATTCCAATAAAACTTCCTGGTGTTTCTGTAGAAGTTTTTGCTAAGGAGTCAGCCTATCCACTAACTCATGCGTTAGTTTTAACAAACATAGTTATAGAGGCATCAATGCTCGCTGTGATGCTTGGGGTCTCTATAATCTTATATAAAAAATATAAAACACTCAAAAGCTCTGTAATACTAAGAGAAGATTAA
- a CDS encoding DUF6884 domain-containing protein codes for MEIFTNNEEKYLLITSCSKAKKKLDNVPAIELYDGPAFKIIRKYKPPNVDVLILSAKYGLIDENTIINYYDMEMSKERAIELKNEVFKKFFQLKLDDYGEIFINLGKIYHIAFEDCLNHLENSTNVIVAQGTIGIRLKTLKEWIVNIGSGSNGSK; via the coding sequence TTGGAGATTTTCACCAATAATGAGGAAAAATACCTATTAATCACATCATGTTCTAAAGCTAAGAAAAAATTGGATAATGTCCCGGCTATAGAATTGTATGACGGCCCTGCTTTTAAGATTATTCGTAAGTATAAACCACCAAATGTCGATGTTTTGATACTTTCTGCTAAATATGGTCTTATTGATGAAAACACCATAATAAATTATTACGATATGGAGATGAGTAAAGAAAGAGCTATAGAACTAAAAAATGAAGTTTTTAAAAAGTTTTTTCAGTTGAAATTGGATGATTACGGAGAAATCTTCATTAATTTAGGGAAAATATACCACATTGCATTTGAAGATTGTTTAAATCATTTAGAAAATTCTACAAACGTTATTGTTGCTCAAGGAACTATCGGTATAAGACTGAAAACTCTAAAAGAATGGATAGTCAATATTGGGAGTGGTAGCAATGGATCTAAATGA
- a CDS encoding ATP-dependent helicase: MDLNEFMEIIHPMLPSGGLDENQMNVVIHGQGPLWVIAGPGSGKTETLVIRTLKLIFVDNVNPKSIVITTFTEKAAKNIKDRISNYAYLIYQKYPELQRNLDVNDIYIGTLHSLCNQIMLEYRYPGYENYRLMDDIEQYLFVHEHSDAVKHHHKYQDMWNHFKYLENKWNRSFNSRWGRTQVATTLFNRIVEYLIDIEELKQSDEKWAVQLADAYENYVQLLEIHHRCDFSHLQKKFLEFLNTKLGELFIKGDGSLRHPGISHVLVDEYQDTNPIQEAIYFKMAENTHNLCVVGDDDQALYRFRGGTVECMVNFGNACHREWGITLERVNTVFLNNNYRSHREIVNYCNKFITSFPVMQKIGARVKDKPELNPKSDISGNYPAVAYITGRTIEETANNFANFVRYLLDEGVVSKPSDCALLMKSVRENRNWAEPFKKALNKVGIEVYNPRSRKFLEQEEVMAALGAFITIIDPKQNALRKVCNENIQRLVNRWVDTYRNVASESPELRKYVDCSIKSIAKRNLGERLNINISEILYRILAHPPFSDWLDDPERSYRLGKLTQLFEKYSSIPYDTPGSTRGLLKMSSKNNGEISFRWRQNFYNSFIGLLSTEGLNDPEDEEIICPPDRLPIMTIHQAKGLEFPFVFVYGLRLKGDKPNESAIIEEDLYKYRKIKYSINFTPLERTQQDLIRLYYVAYSRAKYALIHLVPRNHMGSKGFGFIGNNFSLFSAIVKKI, from the coding sequence ATGGATCTAAATGAATTTATGGAAATAATTCACCCAATGTTACCCAGTGGAGGATTAGATGAAAATCAAATGAATGTTGTTATCCATGGACAGGGTCCTTTATGGGTAATAGCAGGTCCAGGCTCGGGTAAGACAGAAACCCTAGTCATAAGAACATTAAAACTTATTTTTGTAGATAATGTGAACCCTAAGTCTATAGTCATAACTACTTTTACTGAAAAAGCTGCTAAAAATATAAAAGATAGAATTTCAAATTATGCATACTTAATTTATCAAAAGTATCCTGAACTTCAAAGAAATTTGGATGTTAATGATATATACATAGGAACTCTTCATAGCCTATGTAACCAAATAATGTTAGAATATAGATATCCAGGATATGAGAATTATAGACTTATGGACGATATTGAGCAATATCTCTTCGTCCATGAACATTCTGATGCCGTAAAGCATCATCATAAATATCAAGATATGTGGAACCATTTTAAATATCTTGAAAACAAGTGGAATAGATCTTTTAATTCTAGATGGGGTAGAACTCAAGTAGCTACGACTTTATTTAATAGAATTGTTGAATATTTAATTGATATAGAAGAATTAAAACAAAGTGATGAAAAGTGGGCAGTACAGTTAGCCGATGCGTATGAAAATTATGTCCAACTCTTAGAAATTCATCATAGATGTGATTTTTCACACTTACAGAAGAAATTTTTAGAATTTTTGAATACAAAACTCGGAGAATTATTTATTAAGGGTGATGGATCTCTAAGACATCCCGGAATATCACATGTATTAGTAGATGAATATCAAGACACAAATCCCATTCAAGAAGCCATATACTTTAAAATGGCGGAAAATACTCATAATCTTTGTGTTGTGGGGGATGATGATCAGGCGTTATATCGATTCAGAGGAGGGACTGTTGAGTGTATGGTTAATTTTGGAAATGCATGTCATCGTGAGTGGGGAATTACCTTAGAAAGAGTAAATACTGTTTTTCTCAACAATAATTACAGATCACATCGAGAAATTGTGAATTATTGCAATAAATTCATAACTTCATTTCCTGTTATGCAAAAAATCGGAGCAAGGGTAAAAGATAAACCAGAGTTAAATCCTAAAAGCGATATTTCTGGAAATTACCCTGCAGTTGCTTATATAACAGGAAGAACTATAGAAGAAACTGCGAATAATTTTGCAAATTTTGTAAGGTATCTTTTAGATGAAGGCGTAGTCAGCAAGCCTAGTGATTGTGCATTATTGATGAAAAGTGTAAGAGAAAACAGGAATTGGGCAGAACCATTTAAAAAAGCATTAAACAAAGTAGGAATTGAAGTATATAACCCGCGTTCAAGAAAATTTTTAGAGCAGGAAGAGGTTATGGCAGCATTAGGTGCATTTATAACTATTATCGATCCAAAACAAAATGCTTTAAGAAAAGTATGTAATGAAAACATACAAAGGTTGGTAAATAGATGGGTTGATACATATAGAAATGTAGCTTCAGAATCTCCTGAGTTACGAAAATATGTAGATTGTTCTATAAAATCTATTGCAAAAAGAAATTTGGGGGAGCGATTGAATATTAACATTTCTGAAATATTGTATAGAATATTAGCACATCCACCTTTTAGTGATTGGTTAGATGATCCAGAACGAAGTTATAGATTAGGAAAACTAACTCAATTATTTGAAAAGTATTCTTCGATACCTTATGATACCCCAGGTTCTACGAGGGGATTACTTAAAATGAGTAGTAAAAATAATGGAGAGATAAGTTTCCGATGGAGACAGAATTTTTACAATTCTTTTATAGGGTTACTTTCGACAGAAGGGCTTAATGATCCAGAGGATGAAGAAATTATATGTCCACCAGATAGACTGCCCATAATGACAATACATCAAGCAAAAGGTTTAGAATTTCCATTTGTTTTCGTTTATGGTCTCCGTTTAAAAGGTGATAAACCCAATGAATCAGCAATAATTGAAGAAGATCTCTACAAATACAGAAAAATTAAGTACTCCATAAATTTTACACCTTTAGAGAGAACTCAACAAGATTTGATAAGACTGTATTATGTAGCTTACTCCAGAGCAAAATATGCCTTAATTCATTTAGTTCCAAGAAACCATATGGGAAGTAAGGGATTTGGATTTATTGGAAACAACTTTAGTTTATTTAGTGCTATTGTGAAGAAAATTTAA
- a CDS encoding PD-(D/E)XK nuclease family protein has protein sequence MEKWRSYKGIKISEKPVQKLKEKYSATADIVSFQICPRQYGFFKIRKYQPAHIVQIWYGTVIHQVLDKLHMHYKGLLDPSTEGSIPTDQDVERYFLEVENSLLASKGIRAITENVRNSALKVLQRFNRLEGPTLYPLVEDTECEFQSDRGSYILSGRVDVLRDISTMGKVPKGYDAKEIWDYKGTHYPDTSTKSGREKLKRYRFQMLVYAELYKEKYGLYPLKGVIYFMNELLDASSEPTVRPPQAVYEIDFRDPRNLDDIEEAMELFDKTVEEIEDKKRKDVWEPPKIPPDKETCDICDLRWSCPLMKSKYRMRYP, from the coding sequence ATGGAAAAATGGAGATCATATAAAGGAATAAAAATATCTGAAAAGCCTGTACAAAAATTAAAAGAAAAGTATAGTGCGACAGCAGATATTGTGTCATTTCAAATATGTCCACGACAGTATGGATTTTTTAAAATAAGAAAGTATCAGCCTGCACATATTGTCCAAATATGGTATGGGACAGTTATCCATCAAGTATTAGATAAACTCCACATGCATTATAAAGGACTTTTAGATCCCTCTACTGAAGGATCTATACCAACGGATCAAGATGTAGAACGATATTTTTTAGAAGTGGAGAATAGTTTGCTTGCCAGTAAGGGAATCCGTGCTATTACTGAAAATGTAAGGAATTCAGCTTTAAAAGTTTTACAGAGATTTAATAGACTTGAGGGCCCTACTTTATACCCGTTAGTTGAAGATACTGAATGTGAGTTTCAATCGGATAGAGGTAGTTATATATTAAGTGGAAGAGTTGATGTATTAAGAGACATTTCTACAATGGGAAAAGTGCCAAAAGGATATGATGCTAAAGAAATATGGGACTATAAAGGTACTCACTATCCAGATACTTCAACTAAGAGCGGTCGTGAAAAATTAAAAAGATATCGATTTCAAATGCTTGTATATGCGGAATTATATAAAGAAAAATATGGATTATATCCGTTAAAAGGAGTCATATACTTTATGAATGAGCTTCTTGATGCAAGCTCAGAACCTACAGTACGTCCCCCACAGGCAGTATATGAAATAGATTTTAGAGATCCAAGAAATTTAGATGACATAGAAGAGGCTATGGAGCTTTTCGATAAAACTGTAGAGGAAATAGAAGATAAAAAAAGAAAAGACGTCTGGGAACCTCCTAAAATTCCCCCTGACAAAGAAACATGTGATATTTGTGATCTTAGATGGAGTTGTCCATTAATGAAAAGTAAATATAGAATGAGGTATCCCTAA
- the dpdA gene encoding tRNA-guanine transglycosylase DpdA, with product MMKFFLPDWEDRVDPWYDFKNDKYSSSHKKSPYENDIYAHQLFDVPPYDGILVSLGVFKSKITLKDDKNPEIRGKNNIKDFLKIDNGKIEVMGDCGAFTYVHEKNPPPFYSVERVANLYERLGFDYGVSVDHLVLDYVTKRVNGEKKRIEISKREKNRRIKLTLKNAEKFLKLHKQNKFNFEPIGVAQGYDIETYTKSVKKLVDLGYEYIALGSLVRYKTEEIVGILESIEPYTENVKIHLFGVLRPEAIKIFRKLGVTSFDSASYLRKAWLRSGRNYLAYNGMWYSAIRVPYSDDPRLVNNGKVNGYSIPELKKMESKALKLLFKYDQGEATITEVLNAVLKYDQLLLRDSENMDKFEEKYIKTLEDKPWKQCNCNVCKSIGINVIIFRGTNRNKRRGFHNIWVFKNVLMNKL from the coding sequence ATGATGAAATTTTTTCTACCAGACTGGGAGGATAGAGTAGACCCGTGGTATGATTTTAAAAATGATAAATATTCTTCATCTCATAAAAAAAGTCCTTATGAAAATGATATTTATGCTCATCAACTTTTTGATGTTCCACCCTATGATGGTATTCTTGTTAGTTTAGGAGTTTTTAAATCAAAAATCACATTAAAAGATGACAAGAATCCAGAAATTAGAGGAAAAAACAATATAAAAGATTTTCTAAAAATTGATAATGGGAAAATTGAAGTTATGGGGGATTGCGGAGCTTTTACTTATGTACATGAAAAGAACCCCCCACCATTTTATAGTGTGGAAAGAGTAGCTAACCTATACGAACGATTAGGTTTTGATTATGGAGTTTCAGTAGATCATCTTGTGCTTGATTATGTAACTAAGAGAGTTAATGGAGAAAAAAAGAGAATAGAAATTTCCAAAAGAGAAAAAAATAGGCGAATAAAACTTACATTAAAAAATGCTGAAAAGTTCTTGAAACTACATAAACAAAACAAATTTAACTTTGAACCTATTGGAGTAGCCCAAGGATATGATATAGAAACCTATACAAAATCTGTAAAAAAGTTGGTTGATCTTGGATATGAGTATATAGCCTTAGGAAGTTTAGTAAGATACAAAACAGAAGAAATAGTAGGAATACTCGAAAGTATCGAACCCTACACAGAAAATGTAAAAATTCATCTTTTTGGAGTTTTAAGACCTGAAGCTATAAAAATTTTCAGAAAATTGGGTGTAACTAGTTTTGATAGTGCTTCTTATCTTAGAAAAGCATGGTTACGATCTGGAAGAAATTATTTAGCATATAATGGCATGTGGTATTCTGCAATTCGGGTGCCTTATTCTGACGATCCAAGATTAGTAAATAATGGAAAAGTTAATGGATATAGCATACCTGAATTAAAAAAGATGGAATCCAAAGCACTAAAATTATTATTTAAGTATGACCAAGGAGAAGCAACAATCACTGAAGTTTTAAATGCAGTTTTAAAGTATGACCAATTACTTTTACGAGATAGCGAAAACATGGACAAATTTGAAGAAAAATATATAAAAACTTTGGAAGATAAGCCTTGGAAACAATGCAATTGTAATGTTTGCAAGTCAATAGGGATAAATGTAATAATTTTTAGAGGAACAAATAGAAATAAAAGAAGAGGTTTTCACAATATATGGGTATTTAAAAATGTGCTTATGAATAAATTGTAA
- a CDS encoding sugar phosphate isomerase/epimerase — protein MKFGISSLVFLPESLTSSMEKIAEHNFDAWEIVCEGTHYLSPKNIKYLMELRDKYEVEIVVHAPFSDLNPASMNERVRRLTIECIRDAIEGAFELDSEIVVVHPGYIPELWSNYVNDILDNNFSTLSEIVEIAEDYGIKIGLENMPNFRGLLGITPESLLEIVKDIDSKNLGVTFDIGHANTAGNPAEFVEKLQNIGIGIIHVHAHDNNGYDDEHLKIGEGNINFIEVLEKLKEIGYDGVITIENKNVRDAVKSKEMLKEYLEIVNEKVAEKKKIEE, from the coding sequence ATGAAATTTGGTATTTCATCCTTAGTTTTCCTACCAGAGAGCTTAACCTCTTCAATGGAGAAGATAGCTGAACACAACTTTGATGCATGGGAGATTGTTTGTGAGGGAACTCATTACCTATCTCCAAAGAACATAAAATACCTCATGGAATTGAGAGATAAATATGAAGTTGAGATTGTAGTCCATGCTCCATTTTCAGATTTAAATCCAGCATCAATGAATGAGAGAGTTAGAAGACTAACTATAGAATGTATTAGAGATGCCATAGAGGGAGCTTTTGAACTTGACTCAGAGATTGTTGTTGTGCATCCTGGCTATATCCCAGAACTTTGGAGTAACTATGTAAATGATATATTAGACAACAATTTCTCAACACTTTCTGAGATTGTAGAGATAGCTGAAGATTATGGAATAAAAATTGGTTTAGAGAACATGCCAAACTTTAGAGGGCTTTTAGGAATAACTCCAGAGTCTTTATTAGAGATTGTTAAAGACATAGATTCAAAGAATTTAGGGGTAACGTTTGATATTGGGCATGCAAACACTGCAGGAAATCCAGCTGAATTTGTTGAAAAACTGCAAAATATTGGAATTGGGATTATACATGTGCATGCACATGACAACAATGGCTATGATGATGAGCATTTGAAAATAGGGGAAGGGAATATTAACTTTATTGAAGTCCTTGAAAAGCTAAAAGAGATTGGATATGATGGAGTGATTACCATAGAAAATAAGAATGTTAGAGATGCTGTAAAGAGTAAAGAAATGTTAAAAGAGTATTTGGAAATTGTTAATGAGAAAGTAGCTGAAAAGAAAAAAATAGAGGAATAG